The uncultured Flavobacterium sp. genome contains a region encoding:
- a CDS encoding response regulator, whose amino-acid sequence MENLPQFKFFIVEEDIFCANMYNQYLLNMNYNDVTHYTHGTDCIDNLHQNPDIIFLDHHMEDINGFEALKIIKRYNSDIYVIIILGQENSKIAVDALRYGAFDYVIKGNDVDEKIGLTINKIIAVKEQLKIISQKRF is encoded by the coding sequence ATGGAAAACCTGCCCCAATTCAAATTTTTCATAGTTGAAGAAGATATTTTTTGTGCTAATATGTACAATCAATATCTTTTAAACATGAATTATAATGATGTTACTCATTATACACACGGTACAGATTGTATTGATAATTTACATCAAAATCCGGATATCATTTTTTTGGATCATCATATGGAGGATATTAACGGATTTGAAGCGCTTAAAATAATTAAGCGATATAATTCTGATATATATGTGATCATAATCTTAGGACAAGAAAATAGTAAAATAGCAGTTGATGCTTTAAGGTATGGTGCTTTTGATTATGTAATAAAAGGAAATGATGTTGATGAAAAAATAGGACTAACTATAAATAAAATAATTGCTGTTAAGGAGCAATTAAAGATTATTTCCCAAAAAAGATTTTGA
- a CDS encoding gliding motility-associated C-terminal domain-containing protein has translation MALVKTAHFNDENGNGSAQAGETITYNFAVTNTGNVALNKVSITDPLKGIIMTGGSIDLAVGQEDTTSFSGVYSILQSDINSGSISNQAEVSGTSTNGVLVKDKSDYGSVANDNPTVLSISGCVIKIFNAISMNGDKMNELFYIQGLECYPDNVVEIYNRWGVLVYQGDHYDNINVVFKGFSEGRTTVKDSDKLPEGTYYYILKYKDSESNAHQQAGYLFLTK, from the coding sequence ATTGCATTAGTTAAAACAGCTCATTTTAATGACGAAAACGGAAATGGTTCTGCGCAAGCAGGAGAGACCATTACGTATAATTTTGCGGTGACTAATACCGGAAATGTTGCCTTGAATAAGGTATCAATAACAGATCCGCTAAAAGGAATTATTATGACAGGAGGTTCGATAGATTTAGCAGTTGGACAAGAAGATACTACTTCATTTTCAGGTGTTTATTCTATTTTGCAATCTGATATTAATTCGGGAAGTATATCAAATCAGGCTGAAGTATCAGGAACAAGTACAAACGGAGTTTTAGTAAAAGACAAATCAGATTATGGCAGTGTGGCTAACGATAATCCGACGGTATTGTCAATTTCGGGATGTGTTATAAAAATATTCAATGCTATTTCTATGAATGGGGATAAAATGAATGAACTATTTTATATTCAAGGATTAGAATGTTATCCTGACAATGTAGTTGAAATTTATAATCGTTGGGGAGTTTTAGTGTACCAAGGTGATCATTATGACAATATTAATGTTGTATTTAAAGGATTCTCTGAGGGTCGTACAACGGTTAAGGATTCTGATAAATTACCAGAGGGAACTTATTATTATATTTTAAAGTATAAAGATAGTGAGTCTAATGCTCATCAGCAGGCTGGATATTTATTTCTCACTAAATAA
- a CDS encoding type IX secretion system membrane protein PorP/SprF — translation MRKLVLIFMFFSVVGFAQQDAQFTQYMYNTININPAYAGSRGALSIFGLYRTQWVGLDGAPETSSFSVNTPINNSNLGIGLSLINDKIGPTNESTFSVDLSYTIQTSADFKLSFGLKATGDLFNLDVNKLNPADQGDPQFQNFDNVFKPNIGAGIYWHSSKAYLGLSVPNFIETNRYNDNDVAIYKNKINYYFMAGYVFDLGSDVKFKPATLLKMVEGAPLQADVSANFMFIDKLVVGVAYRWSAAVSSMVGFQISNALYMGYGYDWETTNLNKYNSGSHEIFLRYELFKNNGKTTTPHFF, via the coding sequence ATGAGAAAATTGGTTCTGATTTTTATGTTTTTTTCTGTTGTGGGTTTTGCACAACAAGATGCTCAATTTACACAATATATGTACAACACGATAAATATCAATCCGGCATATGCGGGATCACGAGGAGCTCTGAGTATTTTTGGGTTATATCGTACACAATGGGTTGGACTTGACGGAGCACCAGAAACAAGTAGCTTTTCTGTAAATACACCTATAAACAATAGTAATTTAGGAATAGGTCTTTCGCTGATAAATGATAAAATAGGTCCTACTAATGAAAGTACTTTTTCTGTTGATCTTTCCTATACTATACAAACATCGGCAGATTTTAAACTTTCATTTGGTCTTAAAGCTACCGGAGATTTATTTAATCTTGATGTTAATAAATTAAACCCTGCTGATCAGGGTGACCCACAATTTCAGAATTTTGATAACGTCTTTAAACCCAATATTGGAGCCGGAATCTATTGGCATTCCAGCAAAGCCTATTTAGGTTTATCGGTTCCAAACTTTATCGAAACCAATCGTTACAATGATAATGATGTTGCTATATACAAGAACAAAATTAATTATTATTTTATGGCGGGTTATGTATTTGATTTGGGTTCTGACGTAAAATTCAAACCAGCAACACTTTTAAAAATGGTCGAGGGAGCTCCATTACAGGCAGATGTTTCGGCAAACTTTATGTTTATCGATAAACTTGTCGTTGGAGTAGCTTACAGATGGAGCGCTGCAGTAAGTTCTATGGTAGGATTTCAGATTAGTAACGCACTATATATGGGGTATGGTTATGATTGGGAAACCACTAACTTGAATAAATATAATTCTGGTTCGCATGAAATATTCCTGCGCTATGAATTATTCAAAAACAATGGTAAAACGACAACTCCTCATTTCTTTTAG
- the mnmE gene encoding tRNA uridine-5-carboxymethylaminomethyl(34) synthesis GTPase MnmE: MINQDSIVALATPSGAGAIAIIRISGSDAITIGNSVFKSIKNKDLTKQKTHTLHLGHIVDDSKTLDEVLVSVFKGPNSYTGENTIEISCHGSTYIQQQIIQLLLRKGCRMADAGEFTLRAFLNGKLDLSQAEAVADLISSDNEASHQIAMQQMRGGFSNEIAKLREELLNFASLIELELDFAEEDVEFADRTQFYELLNRIEFVLKRLIDSFAVGNVIKNGIPVAIVGEPNVGKSTLLNALLNEERAIVSDIAGTTRDTIEDELVIGGIGFRFIDTAGIRETKDVVESIGIKKTFEKIDQAQVVIYLFDGLKFQVSSSEFVSEIEQIKNKYPLKPLIIIVNKRDILSADEVSNITTKLENLNAKLLLISAKEKIGVDDLKNELLSFVNTGALRNNETIVTNTRHYDSLLKALDEIQKVKFGLETNLSSDLIALDIREALYQFGLITGQVSNDELLGNIFANFCIGK, from the coding sequence ATGATAAATCAAGATTCTATAGTTGCATTGGCTACTCCGTCCGGAGCCGGAGCTATTGCTATTATTCGTATTTCAGGTTCTGATGCTATTACTATCGGAAATTCGGTTTTTAAATCCATCAAAAATAAAGACTTAACCAAGCAAAAAACTCATACTTTGCATTTAGGTCATATTGTTGATGATTCAAAAACACTTGATGAAGTTTTGGTTTCGGTTTTTAAAGGACCAAATTCTTATACGGGCGAAAATACAATCGAAATCTCATGCCACGGATCTACTTATATCCAACAGCAAATTATTCAGTTATTATTGAGAAAAGGCTGTCGAATGGCTGATGCGGGTGAATTTACGCTTAGAGCTTTCCTAAACGGAAAACTAGATTTATCACAGGCAGAAGCCGTTGCTGACTTAATTTCGTCAGACAACGAAGCTTCACACCAAATCGCTATGCAACAAATGCGTGGTGGTTTTAGTAATGAAATTGCAAAATTGCGTGAAGAGCTTTTAAATTTTGCTTCGTTAATTGAACTCGAATTAGATTTTGCAGAAGAAGATGTAGAATTTGCTGATAGAACTCAATTTTATGAACTATTGAATCGAATTGAATTCGTTTTAAAACGTTTAATCGATTCGTTTGCCGTAGGAAATGTTATTAAAAACGGAATTCCGGTCGCAATTGTTGGAGAACCAAACGTTGGGAAATCGACTTTGCTAAATGCTTTATTAAACGAAGAACGTGCTATTGTTTCAGACATTGCAGGAACAACTCGTGATACTATCGAAGACGAATTGGTGATTGGCGGAATCGGTTTCAGATTTATTGATACGGCAGGAATCCGCGAAACTAAAGATGTTGTAGAAAGTATCGGAATCAAAAAAACTTTCGAAAAAATAGATCAGGCTCAGGTTGTGATTTATTTGTTTGACGGTTTAAAGTTTCAGGTTTCAAGTTCTGAGTTTGTTTCTGAAATTGAACAAATCAAGAATAAATATCCGCTAAAACCTTTAATAATTATTGTGAATAAAAGAGATATATTGTCTGCCGACGAAGTTTCAAACATCACAACTAAGCTTGAGAATTTAAATGCAAAACTTTTATTGATTTCAGCTAAAGAGAAAATTGGTGTTGACGATTTAAAGAATGAATTACTTTCTTTTGTAAATACCGGTGCTCTTCGTAACAATGAAACTATTGTAACAAACACAAGGCATTACGATTCTTTACTTAAAGCTTTAGATGAGATTCAAAAAGTGAAGTTTGGTCTTGAAACAAATCTTTCCAGCGACTTAATTGCTCTTGATATTCGTGAAGCTTTGTATCAATTCGGGCTTATTACAGGTCAGGTTTCTAATGATGAATTACTTGGGAATATTTTTGCTAACTTTTGTATTGGGAAGTAG
- a CDS encoding universal stress protein translates to MKKILFPTDFSEAATNAFVHALEFAKIVNAELILLHTFEIPVYDSQFFPENYASIYSSIELAKFEMFKDEIPKLRAIAAARKLDDIAIKHRLMDGDLIFNLKNAIEEDKIDFVIMGTSGVSDWTKFFTGSNTSSVISGVKVPVLCVPADAKFKKIKTIAFTTRYREKDKEELRKVLVIARKMNAKVKSLYVRTSNSDVSDATIKEWEYEFADDNVEFLVLPSDEVKDTILDFILYKDIDVLTTITHKKSFFESIFDSSFTKKITKEVSIPVLVMHET, encoded by the coding sequence ATGAAAAAGATATTATTTCCAACAGATTTTTCCGAAGCGGCAACAAATGCTTTTGTTCATGCTTTAGAATTTGCCAAAATCGTTAATGCAGAACTTATTTTGTTGCATACTTTTGAGATTCCTGTTTACGACAGTCAGTTTTTTCCTGAAAATTATGCTTCAATATATAGTTCAATCGAATTAGCAAAATTCGAAATGTTTAAGGATGAAATTCCAAAACTGAGAGCTATCGCTGCCGCGCGTAAATTAGACGATATTGCGATAAAACATCGCTTAATGGATGGGGACTTAATTTTTAATTTAAAAAATGCAATTGAAGAAGATAAGATTGATTTTGTGATTATGGGAACTTCAGGGGTTTCAGACTGGACAAAATTTTTTACGGGATCAAACACAAGTTCTGTGATTTCAGGAGTTAAAGTGCCTGTTTTATGTGTTCCGGCTGATGCAAAATTCAAGAAAATTAAAACAATTGCTTTTACAACCCGTTATCGTGAAAAAGATAAAGAAGAGCTAAGGAAAGTATTAGTAATTGCAAGAAAAATGAATGCAAAAGTAAAAAGCTTATATGTTAGGACTTCAAATTCAGATGTTTCGGATGCAACAATTAAAGAATGGGAATATGAATTTGCAGATGATAATGTCGAATTTCTAGTATTGCCAAGTGATGAAGTCAAAGATACCATTCTTGATTTTATACTTTATAAAGACATTGATGTGTTGACCACTATAACTCATAAAAAGTCTTTCTTTGAGAGTATTTTCGATTCTAGTTTTACGAAGAAAATTACCAAAGAGGTTTCAATACCAGTTTTGGTAATGCACGAAACCTAA
- a CDS encoding DNA mismatch repair protein translates to MEAYNNKVEHYTTLFYKINKRYNSISILRLLSVFLCLFLMYYYLKTNEILYVVFAFLSFIGFLFLMRIHSKLSFQKKLTTAILKINQNEITYLKRDGIPFANGVEFNDFHHPYAYDLDIFGDHSLFQNINRTATFIGKKTLANQLLTLLPNETILENQEAINELKIKIDWRQDFQALAIVSNDNKNSYDSLIHWNSFKNNILSKVLVVASIVLPTLFFGFLIAYFITSKTILLSYVTYVFIANMIVLGQSFKRIQSEIAKADNVDKIIKQYSLLVEKIETETFQSKKLINLQQHLIFKNVTASKHLKDLSELFSRMDTINNFVTAIVFNGTFLFNLHVLKALLKWKESYSSELEKWIAIIGEFEVLNSLANLAYNNPDFVFPEINSEYKIGFSNLSHPLLNPATRVGNDTHFYPESFMILTGSNMSGKSTFLRSLGINMVLGGVGSVVCASEANIHPLPVLVSMRLSDSLADSESYFFAEIKRLKQIMDALEDQPAFVLLDEILRGTNSDDKRNGTIEVVKKIIAKKAIGAIATHDIEVCLTTNEYPDILTNQCFEVEIKNNELHFDYKLRNGICKNKSATFLMQKMGVI, encoded by the coding sequence ATGGAAGCATATAATAATAAAGTTGAACACTATACTACACTTTTTTATAAAATCAATAAAAGATACAATAGCATAAGTATCCTGCGCCTTTTAAGCGTTTTTCTTTGTTTATTTCTAATGTATTATTACTTAAAAACAAATGAAATTCTTTACGTAGTTTTTGCTTTTCTATCTTTTATTGGTTTTCTTTTTTTGATGCGAATTCATTCTAAATTGTCTTTTCAAAAAAAACTTACGACAGCCATTTTAAAAATCAATCAAAATGAAATTACCTATCTGAAAAGAGACGGAATTCCTTTTGCAAATGGAGTTGAATTCAATGATTTTCATCATCCGTATGCTTACGATCTGGATATTTTTGGAGACCATTCATTATTCCAAAATATAAATAGAACAGCCACTTTTATCGGAAAAAAAACATTAGCAAATCAATTATTGACCTTGTTGCCCAATGAAACAATTCTGGAAAATCAGGAAGCAATAAACGAATTGAAAATAAAAATTGATTGGCGTCAGGATTTCCAGGCTTTGGCAATTGTAAGTAATGACAACAAAAACTCTTATGATTCATTAATTCATTGGAATTCATTTAAAAATAATATCTTATCTAAAGTATTAGTTGTGGCTTCAATTGTTTTGCCAACTTTATTTTTTGGTTTTTTAATTGCCTATTTCATCACTTCAAAAACAATTTTATTGTCTTATGTTACTTATGTTTTTATAGCAAATATGATTGTATTAGGACAATCTTTTAAACGAATTCAATCTGAAATTGCTAAGGCTGATAATGTAGATAAAATCATAAAACAATATAGTTTATTAGTCGAGAAAATTGAAACCGAAACTTTTCAGTCAAAGAAGTTAATCAATTTACAACAGCATCTTATTTTTAAAAATGTAACTGCAAGTAAGCACTTAAAAGATCTTTCTGAGTTGTTTTCGAGAATGGATACTATAAACAATTTTGTAACTGCAATTGTCTTTAATGGAACATTTTTGTTTAACCTTCATGTTTTAAAAGCACTTTTAAAATGGAAAGAAAGTTATTCTAGTGAACTTGAAAAATGGATTGCTATTATTGGCGAATTTGAAGTTTTGAATAGTTTAGCAAATCTAGCTTACAATAATCCAGATTTTGTTTTCCCTGAAATCAATTCAGAGTATAAAATTGGGTTTTCAAATTTGAGCCATCCTTTATTGAATCCGGCAACAAGAGTAGGGAATGACACTCATTTTTATCCGGAATCGTTTATGATTTTAACGGGTTCTAATATGTCTGGGAAAAGTACTTTTTTAAGAAGCTTAGGAATCAATATGGTTTTGGGTGGAGTAGGATCAGTTGTTTGTGCTTCAGAAGCTAACATTCATCCACTTCCAGTTTTAGTTTCAATGCGATTGTCTGATTCTTTAGCGGATAGTGAGTCGTACTTTTTTGCTGAAATTAAACGTTTAAAACAAATTATGGATGCTCTGGAAGATCAACCTGCTTTTGTTCTATTAGATGAAATATTAAGAGGTACAAACTCTGACGATAAACGAAACGGAACAATTGAGGTAGTAAAAAAGATCATTGCAAAAAAAGCCATTGGAGCCATCGCAACACACGATATAGAAGTGTGTTTAACAACAAATGAATATCCGGATATTTTAACGAATCAATGTTTTGAAGTTGAAATTAAAAACAATGAACTTCATTTTGATTATAAACTGCGTAACGGAATTTGTAAAAATAAAAGCGCCACTTTTTTAATGCAGAAAATGGGAGTGATTTAA
- a CDS encoding DsbA family oxidoreductase: MKIEIWSDIMCPFCYIGKRQLETALAEFPNGEFEIEWKSFQLDPTITPQSGKDVYTFLAERKGISVEQSIEMHKGVVERAKSVGLDYHFDKAIISNSLTAHRIIHLAKAKKLGDEMEEIFFKAYFTEGKDLNNSQTLIELGVQAGLDPKEVQEVVENEDLYLSDVHADIHDANQIGVQGVPFFVFDRKYAVSGAQPVEAFVNTIKEGLK, encoded by the coding sequence ATGAAAATAGAAATTTGGTCGGACATCATGTGTCCGTTTTGTTATATCGGAAAAAGACAACTGGAAACAGCTTTAGCTGAGTTTCCAAATGGTGAATTTGAAATTGAATGGAAAAGTTTTCAACTTGATCCAACTATTACACCGCAATCAGGAAAAGACGTTTATACGTTTCTTGCGGAGCGAAAAGGCATTTCAGTTGAGCAATCAATAGAAATGCATAAAGGTGTCGTAGAACGCGCGAAAAGCGTTGGTTTGGATTATCATTTTGACAAAGCTATTATTTCAAATTCTTTAACTGCACATCGTATCATACATTTGGCTAAAGCCAAAAAACTTGGCGATGAAATGGAAGAAATTTTCTTTAAGGCTTACTTTACAGAAGGAAAAGATTTGAATAATTCACAAACACTAATCGAACTAGGCGTTCAGGCAGGTTTAGATCCTAAAGAAGTACAAGAAGTTGTAGAGAATGAGGATCTCTATTTAAGTGACGTTCATGCTGATATTCATGATGCAAATCAAATTGGTGTGCAAGGAGTTCCGTTTTTTGTTTTTGATAGAAAATATGCAGTTTCAGGAGCTCAACCAGTTGAAGCTTTTGTAAATACTATTAAAGAAGGATTGAAGTGA
- the dnaN gene encoding DNA polymerase III subunit beta: MKFIVSSSYLLKQLQVLGSVINSNNTLPILDNFLFELDNDALTVSASDLETTMSATLSIDSKSKGSVAVPAKLLLEILKTFPEQPLTFTVEDNNTVEISSNSGKYALAYAAGEEFPKAVHLEEPSVTLVPADVLATAVSKTIFAAGNDDLRPVMSGVFFQFSPEGLTFVATDAHKLVKYARTDVKASQVADFIMPKKPLNILKSILGSSDAEVKIEYNDSNATFSFDNYILMCRLIDGKYPNYEAVIPKENPNKLMIDRSLFLSSVKRVAIFSNKTTHQIRLKIAGAELNVSAEDIDYSNKAEERLTCDYQGDDLQIGFNSRFLTEMLTNLQSDMIMLEMSLPNRAGILTPVDGLEEGETVTMLVMPVMLNS; this comes from the coding sequence ATGAAATTTATAGTATCGAGTTCGTACTTATTAAAACAATTACAAGTTTTAGGTAGTGTAATCAACAGTAACAATACGTTGCCTATTTTAGATAACTTTTTATTTGAATTAGACAATGATGCGTTGACAGTTTCGGCTTCAGATCTTGAAACTACCATGTCGGCTACATTATCAATTGATTCTAAAAGTAAAGGAAGCGTTGCTGTACCTGCTAAACTTTTGCTTGAAATTTTGAAAACGTTTCCAGAACAACCTTTAACTTTTACAGTTGAGGATAACAATACAGTTGAAATTAGTTCAAACTCAGGAAAATATGCATTAGCGTATGCTGCCGGAGAAGAATTTCCTAAAGCAGTTCATCTTGAAGAACCGTCTGTAACACTTGTTCCTGCTGATGTTTTAGCAACTGCAGTAAGCAAAACTATCTTTGCTGCCGGAAACGATGATTTACGTCCGGTAATGTCAGGAGTTTTCTTCCAGTTTTCACCAGAAGGATTAACTTTTGTGGCAACAGATGCTCATAAATTAGTAAAATATGCACGTACAGATGTAAAAGCATCTCAGGTTGCTGATTTTATTATGCCAAAAAAACCTTTGAATATCTTAAAAAGTATTTTAGGAAGTTCTGACGCTGAAGTAAAAATTGAATACAACGACTCAAATGCGACTTTCTCATTTGACAATTATATCTTAATGTGTCGTTTAATTGATGGAAAATACCCAAATTATGAAGCGGTAATTCCAAAAGAAAATCCAAATAAATTAATGATTGACCGTTCTTTATTTTTAAGTTCAGTTAAACGTGTTGCGATTTTCTCAAACAAAACTACACACCAGATTCGTTTAAAAATCGCCGGAGCTGAATTAAATGTTTCTGCAGAAGATATCGATTACTCAAACAAAGCCGAAGAAAGATTGACTTGTGATTATCAAGGAGATGATCTTCAAATTGGTTTCAACTCTCGTTTTCTAACTGAAATGTTGACCAACTTACAATCAGATATGATTATGTTAGAAATGTCATTACCTAACAGAGCAGGAATCCTTACACCAGTAGATGGATTAGAAGAAGGTGAAACAGTAACAATGTTGGTAATGCCTGTAATGTTAAATAGTTAA
- the gldG gene encoding gliding motility-associated ABC transporter substrate-binding protein GldG: MKASTQKNIKTLGITVFVLIVLNVLGSLFFHRFDLTKDKRYTLSETSLQIVKQVKNPLSIKIYMQGDLPADFRRLQQETRQLLEEFQAYNSNIVFEFVNPMENKDESMDVVKSLYQKGLTPINITVDDKGKQSQAMVFPWAIAVYNNKEVNIPLLKNIMGASTTQKVIGSIQHLEYSIADAINKISKDKQKKVAIIKGNGELNEIHIAKLLRQIRESYYIGPFTLDSVAKNPTGTLDALKKYDLAIISKPTETFSDEEKQVLDQFIMNGGKTLWLIDQVAADMDSLYNQAGATLAYPRDLNLNDMFFKYGFRINPDLVKDEQGSPIKLATGEQGSATQYQDFVWKYAPQVYPTSQHPIVKNLGGIKFDFANPIDTLKNGIKKTVLLQSSQYSKVIGTPAEINLNTVTEKTVPQDYLNKGNIPLSVLLEGSFHSAFENRVLPFKENSFLAKGKPNKMIVIADGDLARNQLDKNMMPVELGYDQRTGNLYDNKDFMMNCINYLLDDTGLINIRSKDVSLPLLDKEKVYENYTMTQFITIGLPILILLVFGIVFTYLRKRKYSK; encoded by the coding sequence ATGAAAGCATCTACTCAAAAAAATATCAAAACATTAGGTATTACTGTTTTTGTTTTAATCGTTTTAAATGTATTAGGAAGTCTATTTTTCCACCGTTTTGATTTAACAAAAGACAAACGATATACTTTATCTGAGACTTCTTTACAAATTGTAAAACAGGTTAAAAATCCGCTTTCGATTAAGATTTACATGCAAGGCGATTTACCTGCAGATTTTAGACGTCTGCAACAGGAAACCAGACAATTACTCGAAGAATTTCAGGCGTATAACAGCAATATTGTTTTTGAATTTGTGAATCCGATGGAGAACAAAGACGAAAGCATGGATGTTGTAAAATCTCTTTACCAAAAAGGTCTTACACCAATTAATATTACTGTTGACGATAAAGGAAAACAATCACAGGCAATGGTTTTTCCGTGGGCAATTGCTGTTTATAATAATAAAGAAGTAAATATTCCTTTATTGAAAAATATAATGGGCGCTTCGACTACACAAAAAGTAATTGGATCGATTCAGCATTTAGAATATTCGATTGCTGATGCTATCAATAAAATAAGTAAAGACAAACAAAAGAAAGTTGCTATTATAAAAGGAAATGGGGAATTAAACGAAATTCACATTGCAAAACTATTGAGACAAATTCGCGAAAGCTATTACATTGGGCCTTTTACGCTAGATTCTGTAGCTAAAAATCCAACCGGAACATTAGACGCATTAAAAAAATATGATCTTGCAATAATCTCAAAACCAACTGAAACTTTTTCTGACGAAGAAAAACAAGTTTTAGATCAGTTTATCATGAACGGCGGAAAAACTTTATGGCTGATTGATCAGGTTGCAGCTGATATGGACAGTTTATACAATCAGGCTGGTGCAACTCTGGCATATCCGAGAGATTTAAATTTGAACGATATGTTCTTTAAATACGGATTCAGAATTAATCCTGATTTAGTAAAAGATGAACAAGGAAGCCCAATAAAACTGGCAACCGGCGAACAAGGAAGTGCAACGCAATATCAAGATTTTGTTTGGAAATATGCTCCACAAGTATATCCGACAAGTCAACATCCAATTGTAAAAAATCTGGGAGGAATCAAATTTGATTTTGCAAATCCGATTGATACTTTAAAAAACGGAATCAAAAAAACAGTTTTACTGCAATCGTCTCAATATTCGAAAGTAATTGGAACTCCGGCAGAAATCAATTTGAATACTGTAACCGAAAAAACTGTTCCACAGGATTATTTAAATAAAGGAAATATTCCACTTTCTGTTTTACTGGAAGGTTCTTTCCATTCGGCTTTTGAGAATCGTGTTTTGCCTTTCAAGGAAAATTCATTTTTGGCAAAAGGAAAACCAAACAAAATGATTGTAATTGCGGATGGTGATTTAGCCCGAAATCAATTAGACAAAAACATGATGCCTGTAGAATTAGGTTACGATCAACGCACCGGAAACCTCTACGACAACAAAGATTTTATGATGAATTGTATTAATTATTTGTTGGATGATACGGGACTTATTAACATTAGAAGTAAAGATGTAAGCTTACCATTATTAGACAAAGAGAAGGTTTATGAGAATTATACGATGACACAATTCATAACTATCGGACTTCCAATTCTAATTTTATTGGTTTTTGGAATAGTATTTACTTACTTGAGAAAAAGAAAATACAGCAAATAG
- the gldF gene encoding gliding motility-associated ABC transporter permease subunit GldF, with protein sequence MKSIILREIKSFFGSPIGYLVIAIFLISNGLFLWVFEGDYNILNTGYADLTPFFTLAPWILIFLIPAVTMRSFSDEKKQGTLELLLTKPLSIWEIVNGKFLGSLLLIVLAIIPTFIYVKVISNLGSPEGNIDMGSTIGSYFGLLFLIAAYSAIGIFTSTLSENQIVAFIIAVFLCFIFYFGFEGLASLIPGSSSIISALGMQDHFKSMSRGVIDTRDVIYFLSITVLFLSFTVYQLKSFKA encoded by the coding sequence ATGAAATCAATCATTTTACGAGAAATAAAATCTTTTTTTGGTTCTCCTATTGGCTATTTGGTCATTGCTATTTTCTTAATTAGCAACGGGCTATTTTTATGGGTATTTGAAGGAGATTACAATATATTAAATACCGGTTATGCTGATCTGACTCCGTTTTTCACACTAGCACCTTGGATTTTAATTTTCCTAATTCCGGCAGTTACAATGAGAAGTTTCTCTGACGAAAAAAAACAAGGAACTCTGGAATTGCTTTTGACAAAACCATTATCGATTTGGGAAATTGTAAACGGAAAGTTTCTAGGTTCTCTCCTATTGATAGTTTTAGCAATTATCCCAACCTTTATATATGTAAAAGTAATTTCGAATTTGGGTTCTCCTGAAGGAAATATAGATATGGGAAGTACAATTGGTTCTTATTTCGGATTATTGTTTTTGATTGCTGCTTATTCTGCAATTGGAATTTTTACTTCTACTCTATCCGAAAATCAAATTGTAGCTTTTATAATTGCTGTTTTTCTGTGTTTTATATTCTACTTTGGCTTCGAAGGATTAGCTTCATTGATTCCTGGATCTTCAAGTATTATTTCAGCATTGGGTATGCAGGATCATTTTAAGAGTATGAGTCGGGGCGTAATTGATACACGCGATGTTATTTATTTTTTAAGCATCACGGTATTATTTCTGTCCTTTACTGTTTATCAATTAAAATCTTTTAAAGCCTAA